A region of Micromonospora sp. WMMD882 DNA encodes the following proteins:
- a CDS encoding type II toxin-antitoxin system PemK/MazF family toxin, which produces MAGLWRDVAQRVGRVVRAGGGPVGSPAQIPAQVARRRQVATLRQRELTYAPELDGQADPGEIVWTWVGYEDDPRQGKDRPVLVVGRQSRTLFGLLLSSRADRDGQRHWLALGAGGWDDDNRPSWVRLDRVLTMREDGIRREGAILDRARFDRVAEALRAGYGWR; this is translated from the coding sequence GTGGCAGGGCTGTGGAGAGACGTGGCGCAGCGGGTCGGTCGGGTCGTGCGGGCCGGCGGTGGTCCGGTCGGCAGCCCCGCGCAGATCCCCGCGCAGGTGGCCCGGCGACGTCAGGTCGCCACGTTGCGTCAACGCGAGCTGACGTACGCGCCGGAGCTGGACGGCCAGGCCGATCCCGGCGAGATCGTCTGGACCTGGGTCGGCTACGAGGACGACCCCCGACAGGGCAAGGACCGGCCGGTGCTCGTGGTGGGCCGGCAGAGCCGTACCCTCTTCGGTCTCCTGCTCTCCAGCCGGGCCGACCGCGACGGCCAGCGGCACTGGCTGGCGCTCGGCGCGGGCGGGTGGGACGACGACAACCGGCCGAGCTGGGTCCGGCTCGACCGGGTGCTCACCATGCGGGAGGACGGCATCCGTCGGGAGGGCGCGATCCTGGACCGGGCCCGCTTCGACCGGGTCGCCGAGGCCCTGCGCGCCGGCTACGGCTGGCGCTGA
- a CDS encoding ATP-binding protein: MDTERTEVDAPVETCLLTVAFDLDHLSRVRHEVGRRLAEAGLPEQEAEDFLLAVNEAMANALRHGPGSGHLRLWRDGSVVCEVADTGLGFPDGPPQRPLRPPGPRQQGGRGLWLAQQYSDELRIDSSPEGTNVRLSKALPPAPGPTPR, encoded by the coding sequence GTGGACACGGAACGGACGGAGGTGGACGCCCCGGTCGAGACGTGCCTGCTGACCGTGGCGTTCGACCTCGACCACCTGAGCCGGGTACGGCACGAGGTCGGTCGACGGCTCGCCGAGGCGGGCCTGCCCGAGCAGGAGGCCGAGGACTTCCTGCTGGCGGTGAACGAGGCGATGGCGAACGCGCTGCGGCACGGCCCCGGCAGCGGCCACCTGCGGCTGTGGCGCGACGGGTCGGTGGTCTGCGAGGTCGCGGACACCGGCCTCGGGTTCCCCGACGGGCCGCCGCAGCGCCCGTTGCGCCCCCCGGGGCCGCGTCAGCAGGGCGGCCGGGGGCTGTGGCTGGCCCAGCAGTACTCGGACGAGCTGCGCATCGACAGCAGCCCGGAAGGCACCAACGTACGGCTGAGCAAGGCCCTGCCGCCCGCCCCCGGCCCGACGCCCCGGTGA